In Diachasmimorpha longicaudata isolate KC_UGA_2023 chromosome 4, iyDiaLong2, whole genome shotgun sequence, a single genomic region encodes these proteins:
- the LOC135161497 gene encoding histone deacetylase 4 isoform X6, whose translation MARDTPGSPMSRPRDLVTSGATATLTSGAYRTSTNDAQTLHGHALQQKILELQQHHQLQQQILRQQYQAQERQLAEMHEQQMHQLKLWEQQKQLEEQMREKERIEALRKKDKHDHSAIASTEVKQRLQSFLVNKKQREAAAAANGGLAGTPGYKSWLQSQSETTSASNTTHPYRMPQILQDKFGDDFPLRKTASEPNLLKVRLKQRVIERNMAAARNSPLTARRKDRLLSHLKRKSLLANSVSNPESGPNSPPTGNNPQSSPTAGSNTPIQEENENTQYGGPLTSSSQQGSLSDLSLFSSPSMPNISLGRPHVQSNSSSSGTKLAPVSEAEVRAAFTARLGMPLTGQMLPGTLPFYPSLTVIEGEPAYIHKQMQSLEQQSSRQHLVYHNTPITDTQVAHARLHKAGHRPLGSRTQSAPLPLGHPMLQGNIMAPPTHYEEYLTEKQLHEQQQAHNYLKQQIRQTVLTRVGSRAGQASQLDETVESEESEVIDLTGKKEIQSEESEISKQQKDREQFLQQQRDLMMRHTLQLNETSTYIGPQAASTEVFTHGSPHRPTTGLAYDPLMLKHACVCGETVRGHPEHGGRLQSVWARLSETGLLQRCDRIRSRKATLEEIQSCHSEAHALLFGTNPLNRQKLDMSKLSQLPIKSFVRLPCGGVGVDSDTTWNELHTAPAARMAVGCVVDLASKTTIGDIKNGFAVVRPPGHHAETNQAMGFCFFNSVAIAAKLLQQKLNTRKILIVDWDVHHGNGTQQMFYDDPRILYLSIHRHDDGNFFPGTGGSTECGVGDGLGYNVNISWSGGLNPPMGDAEYLAAFRTIVMPIGKEFNPDIVIVSAGFDAAIGHPAPLGGYKVSPACFGRMTQQLLELANGKVVLALEGGYDLAAICDSAQECVRALLGDEITPIKEEELTRVPCQNAVDTLQKTIAIQMSHWPCVKLTAHVVATSALQASQKEHDETDTVSAMASLSMQQPTNLASTPEHSRQVSEEPMDEDEAK comes from the exons ATGGCAAGAGATACTCCTGGCTCACCAATGTCTCGACCACGTGACCTTGTGACAAGTGGAGCTACTGCTACCCTAACATCTGGAGCTTATCGTACTTCAACCAATGATGCGCAAACTCTACATGGGCATGCTCTGCAGCAGAAGATACTTGAG CTACAGCAGCATCATCAGCTTCAACAACAAATTTTGCGACAACAGTATCAAGCCCAAGAACGCCAGTTAGCGGAAATGCATGAACAGCAGATGCACCAGTTGAAG CTATGGGAACAACAGAAGCAATTGGAAGAACAAATGAGAGAAAAGGAAAGAATCGAAGCTCTTAGAAAGAAAGATAAGCACGATCACAGTGCTATCGCATCTACAGAAGTCAAACAGCGGCTTCAG agTTTTCTCGTTAATAAAAAACAGAGAGAAGCGGCAGCTGCCGCTAATGGTGGGCTCGCTGGAACTCCAGGATATAAGAGTTG GTTGCAATCTCAGTCAGAAACCACTAGTGCATCAAATACAACACATCCCTATCGTATGCCACAAATATTGCAGGACAAATTTGGTGATGACTTCCCGTTAAGAAAAACAG CCTCGGAGCCAAACCTGCTCAAGGTACGACTAAAGCAGCGCGTCATCGAGCGGAATATGGCAGCAGCAAGGAATTCACCGCTGACAGCCCGACGAAAGGATCGATTACTGTCGCATCTTAAACGGAAATCACTCCTAGCAA ATTCAGTGAGTAATCCCGAATCTGGACCTAATTCCCCACCGACTGGGAATAATCCGCAGTCGAGCCCCACAGCTGGAAGTAATACACCGATACAAGAG gaaaatgaaaatactcaATATGGAGGTCCATTAACAAGTAGCAGTCAACAAGGCAGTTTGTCGGACCTTTCGCTATTCAGCTCACCGTCGATGCCAAATATATCATTGGGTAGACCACATGTACAATCCAATTCGTCTTCG AGTGGAACAAAATTGGCCCCTGTTTCGGAGGCCGAAGTTCGTGCTGCATTTACAGCACGTCTAGGAATGCCACTAACCGGTCAAATGCTACCGGGTACACTACCCTTCTATCCTTCATTGACCGTGATAGAAGGAGAACCAGCGTACATTCACAAACAAATGCAGAGCTTGGAACAACAGAGTTCACGACAACATTTGGTTTATCATAATACTCCTATAACTGATACTCAAGTAGCTCATGCCAGATTGCATAAGGCTGGTCATCGGCCTTTAGGTA GTAGAACACAATCCGCCCCACTTCCATTGGGCCATCCAATGCTTCAAGGTAATATAATGGCACCACCCACCCATTATGAAGAATATTTAACCGAAAAACAACTACATGAGCAGCAACAGGCACACAATTATCTCAAACAGCAAATTCGTCAAACTGTACTTACTAGAGTTGGATCCCGTGCTGGTCAGGCAAGCCAACTTGATGAGACAGTCGAAAGTGAAGAATCCGAAGTGATTGACTTGacaggaaaaaaagaaatacaatCGGAAGAGAGTGAAATATCAAAGCAGCAAAAGGATCGAGAACAATTTCTACAACAACAGAGGGATTTGATGATGCGTCATACACTTCAGCTTAATGAAACATCAACTTATATCG GACCTCAAGCAGCCAGTACAGAAGTCTTTACTCATGGATCACCACATCGTCCCACAACTGGACTTGCTTATGATCCGCTGATGCTTAAGCATGCCTGTGTTTGCGGAGAGACTGTTCGGGGTCATCCGGAGCATGGTGGTAGGCTACAAAGTGTCTGGGCTAGACTTTCTGAAACTGGATTACTTCAACGATGTGATCGCATACGATCTCGCAAAGCTACCCTTGAAGAAATTCAGTCGTGCCATAGTGAAGCTCATGCACTTCTTTTTG GTACCAATCCATTGAATCGGCAAAAATTGGATATGTCAAAACTTTCTCAATTACCAATCAAAAGTTTTGTACGACTGCCATGTGGCGGAGTTGGTGTTGATTCTGATACAACGTGGAATGAACTACATACAGCGCCGGCAGCACGAATGGCCGTTGGCTGTGTGGTTGATTTAGCTTCCAAAACTACAATCGGTGATATAAAAAATGGTTTTGCTGTTGTCAGACCTCCAGGACATCATGCAGAAACAAATCAAGCGAtgggtttttgttttttcaattccgTTGCTATTGCCGCTAAATTATTACAGCAGAAATTGAATACCAGAAAAATTCTCATAGTTGATTGG GATGTCCATCATGGAAATGGTACCCAACAAATGTTTTACGACGATCCACGTATTCTCTATCTGTCAATTCATCGACACGACGatggtaattttttcccaGGAACTGGTGGATCAACTGAATGTGGTGTAGGCGATGGTCTTGGATATAATGTAAATATTTCATGGTCTGGTGGATTGAATCCACCAATGGGTGATGCTGAATATCTTGCAGCTTTCCGTACAATTGTGATGCCAATTGGAAAGGAATTCAATCCCGATATTGTTATTGTATCGGCTGGTTTCGATGCAGCTATAGGACATCCCGCTCCATTAGGTGGTTACAAAGTTAGTCCAGCTTGTTTTGGAAGAATGACACAGCAATTACTTGAACTTGCTAATGGAAAAGTTGTACTTGCATTGGAGGGTGGTTATGATCTAGCTGCCATTTGTGATTCAGCGCAAGAGTGCGTACGTGCATTATTGGGTGATGAAATTACCCCTATTAAAGAAGAAGAATTAACAAGAGTACCGTGCCAGAATGCTGTTGACACATTACAAAAAACTATTGCAATACAAATGTCACATTGGCCATGTGTCAAATTGACTGCGCATGTTGTTGCTACAAGTGCATTACAGGCAAGTCAGAAAGAACATGATGAAACTGATACAGTATCTGCCATGGCTTCATTGTCCATGCAACAACCGACAAATCTTGCAAGTACTCCAGAACATTCTCGTCAAGTTTCGGAAGAACCAATGGATGAGGACGAAGCCAAATGA